In Haematobia irritans isolate KBUSLIRL chromosome 1, ASM5000362v1, whole genome shotgun sequence, a genomic segment contains:
- the LOC142220819 gene encoding uncharacterized protein LOC142220819 has protein sequence MTLVGLAARKLSLKKRNAKLAAAFPNGVRCQKCLEFGHWSYECKEKRKYVHRTSRTKQLNKKLQEKTHEGLTNGVNSPLDMANMGANKKQKQKRRHSSSGSSSSSSSSDSDSSSDDEDGSSSGSGSSGSSSSSDSDSDSSSDTEDSGSSSSGSSSSSSSEDEDDDAAPPKNKKSKQSSDSSDASDDAGDL, from the exons ATGACACTGGTTGGCTTGGCAGCCAGGAAACTCTCCTTGAAGAAAAG GAATGCAAAATTAGCGGCAGCTTTTCCCAATGGAGTCCGATGCCAAAAATGCCTGGAATTTGGACATTGGTCATACGAATGCAAAGAAAAACGCAAATATGTTCATCGAACTTCAAGGACAAAGCAACTCAATAAGAAGTTACAGGAGAAAACCCATGAGGGTTTAACAAATGGGGTAAACTCTCCTTTGGATATGGCTAATATGGGTGCCaataaaaaacagaaacaaaaacgGCGTCATTCATCATCAGGCTCCTCCAGTAGTTCATCCAGCTCCGATTCGGATTCTTCATCGGATGACGAAGACGGATCATCATCTGGCTCAGGATCTTCGGGAAGTTCATCTTCATCGGATAGTGACAGTGATAGTTCCAGCGACACAGAAGATTCTGGTTCTTCAAGTTCTGGAAGTTCATCTAGCAGCAGCTCCGAAGATGAAGACGACGATGCAGCACCACCAAAGAATAAGAAATCAAAACAATCTTCGGACAGCTCGGATGCATCAGATGATGCTGGAGATCTATAG